CTGCGTCAACATGCAGACGAGCTTCATGCATCCGCCGTTCGGCTTCGCGCTCTTCTACCTGCGCTCGATCGCCGGCAAGGACGTCAAGACCTCCGATATCTATATCGGCGCCCTTCCCTGGGTCGGCATGCAGCTGATCCTGGTGGCGATCGTGATCTTCTGGCCGCAATCGGTAACCTATTGGCTGGATCACGGTCCGAAGGTCGACCCGAACTCGATCAAGATCGAAGTCCCGGGCTTCGGCGGCCAGCTCGGCCTGCCGCCGCTGGGCGGCGGCAATGGCTCGCCGCAGATCCCCGGCCTGACCCTGCCGCCACTCGGCCTGCCGCAAGCACCGCCTCTACCCGCCAAATAACCCCACCAAGTAACAGAGCCAAAACAAAACCCCGGACCAAGCGTGATCCGGGGTTTTGGTATGCGTTCGTGTAATGCGCCGATGGAAGCTCTCAGAGCTTTCCGGCCCGCTGCTGGATCATCATGAACGTATCGAAAGTGTATTCCGAAAGCTGCATCCAGAGATAGGCGTCGCGTTTGAAGGCGGTCTGGTCGTCGTAGATCTTCTTGAAATACTGGTTGGTGCCCGAGATTTCGCTGTAGATGCCAATTGCCGCCTGAAAGCAGGCTTCCATGATTTCCTGGCTGAACGGGCGCAGCGTCGCGCCTTCGGCAACGAGCTGCTTCAGCGCGGTCGGGTTCTTCGTGTCGTATTTCGCCAGCATGTTGGTGTTGGCGAAAGCGCAGGCATCGGTCAGCGCCGCCTGATAATGCTTCGGCAGATTGCTCCATTTTTCGAGATTGAAGAATCCATGCACCGTCGGGCCGCCCTCCCACCAGCCGGGATAATAATAATACTTCGCCACCTTGTGGAAGCCGAGCTTCAGATCGTCATAGGGACCGACGAATTCCGCCGCATCGATCGTGCCTTTTTCCAGCGCCGGATAGATGTCGCCGCCGGCAATTTGCTGCGGGATGACGCCGACCTTCTCCATGACGCGGCCGGCAAGGCCGGCGATGCGCATCTTGACGCCCTTGAGATCATCTAGCGTATTGATTTCCTTGCGGAACCAGCCGCCCATTTGCGCACCGGTATTGCCGGCCGGCAGCGCATACATACCCTGTGTGGCATAAAATTCATTCATCAGCTTATTGCCGTTGCCCTCGTAATACCAGGCATTGGTCAGGCGGCTGTTCAGGCCAAACGGAATGGCTGTTCCGATGGCATAGGTCGGGTCCTTGCCGACGAAATAATAGGAGGTCGTATGGGCAGCCTCGACCGTACCGGCGGCAACCGCATCGACGGCCTGCAGGCCGGGCACGATTTCACCGGCAGCAAAAGGCTGGATCGTGAAATTGCCGTCTGTCGCCGCGGCGACATGTTTGGCGATATCCTCGGCGCCGCCATAGATCGTATCCAAGCTCTTCGGAAACGACGACGTCATGCGCCACGCAATCTTCGGATTCTCCTGCGCGATCGCAGGCGCGGCCAATGCCGTTGCGGCCACCGCGCCGGCACCGGCGGTTCCCGCCTTCTTGAAAAACGAACGACGATCCATCAAAAACCTCCCGTATAGATGGCACTGCGCGGGCAATCTTCACCCCTATCCGCAGCGAGGGGAAGCTAAGCATGGCGAGAGCCGCGATTCAAGCGTTAGTCTGTTAGCCTTTGGCATCAAGACGGCAATAGGACAACGGGCACGCATCCATCAAAATCAGCGGCTTAGCAGCGAACCCGGAGCCGCGGCAGCGCTTCCGCCGCATTTTGGTCACCTGACACAGCCAAGCGTTGACTTGACCGCCGTTCTGGCGGCAAAACGATGTGCAGAAAGATTTTATCGGGGCTGATATGACGAAACCAATCGTTGCTATTCCTGCAGATATCCGCAGCTTCGACGGCGCGACCTGGCACGCCGTACAACATCAGTACCTCAGTGCCGCATTGACTGCGGCCGGCGTTATGGCCTTCATCATCCCCGCCTTCGAGGAGGGCTACGATACCGACGCGATCCTCGACCGTGTCGATGGCCTCTTGGTTTCCGGCTCGGCCAGCAACGTGCATCCTTCGCTCTACGGTGCCGATGCCAGCGATAGGGACGGTCCCTTCGACCTCGCCCGCGACGCCACCAGCCTGCCGCTCATCCGCCGCGCCATCGACCGCGCCATTCCGCTGCTCGCCATCTGCCGTGGCATCCAGGAGCTTAATGTCGCGCTCGGCGGCTCGCTGGCAAGCGAGATCCAGGAGCAGCCGGGCATCTCAGACCACCGCCGGCCGGAAGGCGTCGACCGCGACGGCATGTACGCCATTCGCCAGAGCGTCTACGTCAAGGAAGGCTCCTGCATCGCAGGCATTCTCGGCCCGGGCGAGGTCCGCGTGAATTCGTTGCACCGACAGGCAATCGCCAGAACCGCACCGCGGCTGCAGGTGGAGGCAAGCGCCGAGGACGGCACGGTGGAGGCCGTTTCCGTCATCGACGCCAAGGCCTTTGCCGTTGGCGTGCAATGGCATCCGGAATACTGGGCCGAAACCGACAGGCCTTCGAACAAGCTGTTTGCCGCTTTCGGCGACGCCGTCCGCGCC
This Rhizobium sp. NZLR1 DNA region includes the following protein-coding sequences:
- a CDS encoding TRAP transporter substrate-binding protein gives rise to the protein MDRRSFFKKAGTAGAGAVAATALAAPAIAQENPKIAWRMTSSFPKSLDTIYGGAEDIAKHVAAATDGNFTIQPFAAGEIVPGLQAVDAVAAGTVEAAHTTSYYFVGKDPTYAIGTAIPFGLNSRLTNAWYYEGNGNKLMNEFYATQGMYALPAGNTGAQMGGWFRKEINTLDDLKGVKMRIAGLAGRVMEKVGVIPQQIAGGDIYPALEKGTIDAAEFVGPYDDLKLGFHKVAKYYYYPGWWEGGPTVHGFFNLEKWSNLPKHYQAALTDACAFANTNMLAKYDTKNPTALKQLVAEGATLRPFSQEIMEACFQAAIGIYSEISGTNQYFKKIYDDQTAFKRDAYLWMQLSEYTFDTFMMIQQRAGKL
- a CDS encoding gamma-glutamyl-gamma-aminobutyrate hydrolase family protein — encoded protein: MTKPIVAIPADIRSFDGATWHAVQHQYLSAALTAAGVMAFIIPAFEEGYDTDAILDRVDGLLVSGSASNVHPSLYGADASDRDGPFDLARDATSLPLIRRAIDRAIPLLAICRGIQELNVALGGSLASEIQEQPGISDHRRPEGVDRDGMYAIRQSVYVKEGSCIAGILGPGEVRVNSLHRQAIARTAPRLQVEASAEDGTVEAVSVIDAKAFAVGVQWHPEYWAETDRPSNKLFAAFGDAVRAYAAAAKLPLIPAKATA